In Bacteriovorax sp. BAL6_X, the genomic window CGATCGCTCCACCGTATGGTTCAACACATTTATGTTTAGTCCAATATGTTCTTGCAAGAGAACACTTCATAACTACGATGGCCTTATTGATTTTCTTTTCAATATTGTTGTTCATGTATGGGTTTTGTTTTTTATACTGTCTAAGGTCTTTAATGATGCTTTTCATGTCCGCACGTGATTTTTGCGTGTCTTTGATAAGCATTTCTTTTTGATCTTCAGAGCACGTATTAGAAACGAAAATTGCTGCATTGGCATTAAGTGTAAGCATTAATAGTACTAAATACTTCATGTTGTTATTCTCTCCAATAAAATTAAATGTCGCTTTTGCGATTCGTTACACTACCTTTTGTTTGAACTCTGTTCAATATTATGGAAATATTTATAGTAATAAGAGATTGACGGGGAAGGCCTTTTTGGGTAACTTATCAATCCATAATCACTAAGGGTGTATAGCTCCAATTGGTAGAGCGGCTGATTCCAAATCAGTAGGTTTAAGGTTCGAATCCTTATGCGCCCGCCACTTTCCCAAATATTATTTATTTTGACTGCAAATTTGTCCTATTTTTGCGTTAGCTCTTGCCAAACCATGTTAATTAAGGGATATAATCTGTTACTTATACGTTTAATTTAGGTAAAAAAAGGATTTGAGATGTCCCTCATTAAGAGTGAAGACAGCAAGAAATGGATTAACGCTTTTGTTGCTGCCGTAAGTGCAATTTGTGGTTTTATTACTATTAGATTCCTCGAACAATTAAGTGAGTGGTTTGATCTTGAAGCAAAAGTTCCAAACTTCCCAATCACAGTACAAGTTGCTGGAATTGTGGTTGGTCTTATTGTTTTCTTGGTAATTGCTAAGAACAAAAATGCATCAACTTTACTAGAGGATGTTTATGCTGAACTTGTAAAAGTTGTATGGCCTAACAAAGATGACGTTTTAAAAACGACAATTGGTTTAGTGATCGCACTAAGCATTGTTAGTGGAATTTTCGTTTTAGTAGACTATTCATTCAGACAACTACTAAGCATTATTCTTTAATTTATACCTTTAATTAATTTAAGTGAGATAAAAATGGTTGATAATAACGAAACAGAAAAAGAACTAACTAATGAAGAAATGGCCGCAGAATCATCAGAGGGTGAAGCTACTGTTAATCCTAACTTTCGTTGGTACATTGCAAAGACTCTTACTGGTCAAGAGAACAAAGTTCAAAAAACTCTTCGTGAAAGAATTGTTAACTATAAGCTAACTGACTCTTTTGGTGAGATCGTAGTACCAGAAGAAAAAGTAACTTCTCACGCAGGTGGAAGAAAAAGAACTATTACTAAGAAGCTTTTCCCAGGTTACGTCTTAATTCATATGCTTATGAATGAGAATACTTGGCACTTAGTAAAAGACACTGACAAAATTACAGGATTTGTTGGCGGAACTGTTGACAAACCGGCCCCTTTATCAGATGAAGAGGCAGCATATATGACAGGTCAATCAACTGGTGGTTTCAAGAAGACACGTACAACTGTGGACTTCTCTGAAGGTGAAGAAGTTAAGGTTATCGAAGGACCTTTCGCTTCATTTATCGGTACAATTGAATCTGTAAATGAAAATGGAAAACTGAAAGTAAACGTTTCTATATTTGGTCGACCAACACCAGTAGAATTAGATGCTTCTCAGGTTGAAAAAAATTAATAACCGTTGGTAGAACTAAAGTTCGCAGGAGAAATTTATGGCTAAGAAAATCACAGGTTTCATTAAGCTACAAATTCCAGGTGGGAAAGCAAACCCATCACCACCAGTTGGGCCGGCACTAGGTCAAAAAGGTGTAAACATCATGGAATTCTGTAAAGCTTTTAATGCAAAGACACAAAAAGACGCAGGTGTAATGCTTCCAACAATCATTACAGTATACTCTGACCGTTCTTTTACATTTGTAACTAAGACACCTCCAGCTTCATACCTACTTAAAGATAAGCTTAAGCTTAAGAGAGGGGCACAGAAGCCAGGAACAGAAGTTGTAACAACAG contains:
- the nusG gene encoding transcription termination/antitermination protein NusG; translation: MVDNNETEKELTNEEMAAESSEGEATVNPNFRWYIAKTLTGQENKVQKTLRERIVNYKLTDSFGEIVVPEEKVTSHAGGRKRTITKKLFPGYVLIHMLMNENTWHLVKDTDKITGFVGGTVDKPAPLSDEEAAYMTGQSTGGFKKTRTTVDFSEGEEVKVIEGPFASFIGTIESVNENGKLKVNVSIFGRPTPVELDASQVEKN
- the secE gene encoding preprotein translocase subunit SecE, yielding MSLIKSEDSKKWINAFVAAVSAICGFITIRFLEQLSEWFDLEAKVPNFPITVQVAGIVVGLIVFLVIAKNKNASTLLEDVYAELVKVVWPNKDDVLKTTIGLVIALSIVSGIFVLVDYSFRQLLSIIL
- the rplK gene encoding 50S ribosomal protein L11, with the translated sequence MAKKITGFIKLQIPGGKANPSPPVGPALGQKGVNIMEFCKAFNAKTQKDAGVMLPTIITVYSDRSFTFVTKTPPASYLLKDKLKLKRGAQKPGTEVVTTVSKKIIEEIVEAKRPDLTAATQEAAERIIEGSCRSAGIKLDY
- a CDS encoding M35 family metallo-endopeptidase, yielding MKYLVLLMLTLNANAAIFVSNTCSEDQKEMLIKDTQKSRADMKSIIKDLRQYKKQNPYMNNNIEKKINKAIVVMKCSLARTYWTKHKCVEPYGGAIAYTYAVIGKTVYITPSYWDYDIEGRQGIVLHELTHKCGTGDADYFWTHKPKDTNGTPWSDIADTYRYWQQNGTCIPELDC